A single region of the Sphaeramia orbicularis chromosome 6, fSphaOr1.1, whole genome shotgun sequence genome encodes:
- the zfc3h1 gene encoding zinc finger C3H1 domain-containing protein isoform X6 — translation MERKSGNRSPTEEGELEDGEICDDETEESVPIRLGDGSRPGGGVSLRTRKPHQHPRNMPPHIGHQPQDFRLLMPFNLGPLVHGPFPPSHRHSGPDRPPSPPPPLLPLPLTPPPGLVPHGEPSPRSNFWERSHGALGRFRHRAMPNGGRGEWNRGNRGEGNTRGLLGRYGPGEIHGNKKDSPSRKQKPLGRNQSRKPAYNVAKSENSVDESFEDLLSKYKQIQLELECIRKEETMALEPKVSPARDVTPDNTTSVGETKPETVCVQSPAGTEEIGELEKEEKKVFQAFNIKPLRQKIPIPPNLDELKKKWAEQNDTTDGEKEGEEERTTEEGTQTDQKIDKEGEETAAKMTCSCCSEETEKDETGKVKKACTCRRGSSASSEESPTSPDKPVLKVEEEELSELQLRLLALQSASKKWQQKEQQVMKKSKDRITKAAQEKTSSSGPGATPPSRQRVTTRSASSSAAAAAATAAVDRNRTRSKPLERDRDRAKPGAKPPERDRERTSGLERERLRPSPKSRLRSQVEWVRTPGSPYMTKKISPGSAAKQAFRKQQLRTWKWKLQQQREQEENRRLEEEERRKREEEIRRIRDLSNQDEQYNRFMKLVGGKTRTRSKSRDREHRKSTGKQGLDTSGNLYQYDNYDEVAMDTDSETNSPVPSPTPNPFAVEDPGCFPPMPVYLSGSTQFGMDFPQSFSSPMLSGLPPPPPPLPPPPDEQEPPPKPPFADEEEEEEMLLRETCLMSMANKRVAAAEDKTSSGPPSPSSQPAAGVQQPPRGNLSTVSLNTVPQPRTNKFTRGHHVPRAPLVLPRHKSVVVSLNDSDDSDSDMDACSSTQAVFGGLEFMIKEARRTVEAAKPKGASGSEKENNPVRTPEALPEAKKAEYRLLKEEIASREKQKMLNSHSSRSSASPVFSDSVIDSLAKSSAELKLTEAEQKLTKHRELLQRDEAVLRHLLQQELKKRDSLKAAVAKMAKLKEQLQASEKIVIANRTLLKKLQEQVLRVEHRVSTKKTIAVKLEQELAQAQMAVGKGTKRRQDSNQAMSSKIQRLDGAPSGSGRHFAELIAQKQRLQQLESEYALKIQKLKETQALRNKGVALEVPPEPLSQTATPCEAQNQLPPVSSPFPLPQPSLHDLTQDKLTLDSEDIAEADESESTCAPAPATKGTRRHSFRQSNSFTKPNLEQVTATPAKDNNTAKPAKSLTNPKGPAPPAEMFAGLDVDALKQRYQQQARLGELLLRELSKVGENVENVAVGKVLSVEVDAATTQTGNTDLKPVPFGPYHSPLLVFRSYRFSPYYRTKEKLSLSSVTYSNTIEPKKCFCRFDLMGTCNDDDCQWQHMRNCTLTGNQLFQDILSYNLPLISCSESSSDGDISAATEKYIKKLFGTNKDRMGIDQKAVLLVSKVNESKRHVPPYTTWKDRRRWKPKPSAQTSLSPDDDSEAEMAAENVTLRRSDNSSTTPLSALDVCVTSEDKRYFISETDDISNLEMSVLESPCDTQLWIKLAFRYLNQNDTSAAECLEAALNTLSRALESNCDNPEVWSHYLSLFSRRGSREEVQEMCEMAVEHAPDYHVWWNYLNLESSFDRKDNVSERLLEYLLNEASSGVTDKLSFQLMEALLYRVQLNLLTGRMENTLVILQNALKSAYDRSIADHLTPRDRALVWLSYIHLTEFDRLPSSLYDPADSGPSRLVSREPFLLPWKTPQDISTPLDILIALFEDAINHCIDDTLSQSERTLACLPLHTNLILLNKILEKFDEGILLCESLLEFCPESCILRDALADLHIGKGDGGQAVSMWLHALAECPNNAEVFYHSCKFLMAQDKSSAVVPLFRGFILSLCEDEQGQRKPVDVLRHILGFPTEELLQGPIIKKEFQEQLGQHMPYLHLVHCCWQWLHGSVEDTVDAFERALGSPMQLEELHKLWMDYLVFSSSQQASAPNKSQPKLFSDLVQRCLSTVPSRLEVPFNPAEFWSSYNFHNKVVTFYLSCLPPSQHALVLERLRYAMPNNTVLGLRLLHQEWQDGNIEHLKFQARMLSSNAPKCLANWKIAIAVERELKERSEVRLLYQQALQNLPLCAALWKDVICPLQFLLTLITCKHITRVCFGHRSFFFRTSACLILLLKYKNKMFMVNNGFHIEIM, via the exons ATGGAGAGAAAATCTGGAAATCGCTCTCCAACAGAAGAGGGTGAGCTCGAAGACGGGGAGATCTGCGACGATGAAACCGAGGAGAGTGTGCCGATCCGGCTGGGGGATGGTAGCAGGCCCGGCGGCGGAGTTTCTCTGCGGACGCGAAAACCACACCAACATCCGCGTAATATGCCACCACATATCGGTCACCAGCCGCAAGATTTCCGGCTGCTAATGCCTTTCAACCTCGGACCTCTCGTACACGGTCCTTTCCCCCCGAGCCACAGGCATAGCGGGCCCGACCGGCCTCCATCTCCTCCGCCGCCGCTGCTGCCACTACCACTCACGCCGCCACCGGGGCTCGTTCCTCACGGGGAGCCGAGCCCACGGTCCAACTTCTGGGAGCGGAGCCACGGCGCGCTGGGGAGGTTTAGGCACCGGGCCATGCCCAACGGTGGACGCGGGGAATGGAACCGAGGGAACCGGGGTGAAGGGAACACCAGAGGTCTCCTCGGTCGTTATGGGCCCGGAGAGATTCACGGCAACAAGAAAGACTCTCCCTCGAGAAAAC AGAAGCCACTGGGAAGGAATCAGTCAAGAAAACCTGCTTACAATGTTGCCAAATCAGAAAACAGTGTTGATGAGTCCTTCGAGGACTTGCTGTCAAAGTATAAGCAGATTCAGCTTGAACTGGAATGCATCCGCAAAGAGGAAACCATGGCTCTGGAGCCCAAAGTTTCCCCAGCGAGAGACGTGACCCCAGATAACACTACAAGTGTCGGGGAAACAAAACCTGAAACGGTTTGTGTTCAAAGTCCGGCAGGCACAGAAGAGATAGGAGAGCtggaaaaggaagagaaaaaagtcTTCCAGGCGTTCAACATCAAGCCCCTTCGTCAGAAAATTCCCATTCCTCCGAATCTAGATGAGCTGAAGAAGAAATGGGCCGAACAGAATGATACCACAGATGGCGAAAAGGAGG GCGAAGAGGAAAGAACAACAGAAGAAGGTacacaaacagaccaaaaaattgaTAAAGAGGGAGAGGAGACAGCAGCCAAGATGACTTGTTCTTGCTGCAGTGAGGAAACAGAGAAGGATGAGACGGGGAAAGTCAAAAAGGCCTGTACCTGTCGGAGAGGGTCGTCAGCTTCCAGCGAGGAGTCTCCTACCTCTCCAGACAAG CCGGTGctgaaggtggaggaggaggagctgtcgGAGCTGCAGCTGCGTCTCCTAGCCCTGCAGTCAGCCAGCAAAAAATGGCAACAGAAGGAACAGCAGGtgatgaagaaaagtaaagaccGGATCACTAAAGCTGCCCAGGAGAAGACCTCCAGCTCTGGCCCAGGTGCCACTCCACCCAGCAGACAGAGGGTCACGACCCGGTCTGCCTCCTCCTCCGCTGCCGccgctgctgctactgctgctgtggACAGGAACCGAACTCGGTCCAAGCCTCTGGAGAGGGACAGGGACAGGGCCAAGCCTGGGGCCAAACCTCCggagagggacagagagaggaCGAGCGGGCTGGAACGGGAAAGGCTGAGGCCAAGCCCTAAATCCAGACTCAGATCACAAGTGGAGTGGGTGAGGACTCCAGGATCACCCTACATGACCAAGAAGATCAGCCCAG GGTCTGCCGCCAAGCAAGCGTTCAGGAAGCAACAGCTGCGGACGTGGAAATGGAAGCTGCAGCAGCAACGGGAGCAGGAGGAGAACCGACGtctggaggaggaggaacgccgaaAACGCGAGGAGGAGATCCGCAGAATTCGTGACCTGTCAAACCAGGATGAGCAGTACAACCGCTTCATGAAATTGGTGGGAGGCAAGACACGAACACGCAGTAAG TCCAGGGATCGAGAACACAGGAAATCAACAGGCAAACAAGGCCTGGACACCTCAGGGAACCTGTACCAGTATGACAACTATGACGAGGTGGCAATGGACACAGACAGTGAAACCAACTCACCAG tTCCTTCACCAACGCCCAATCCTTTTGCTGTGGAGGATCCAGGATGTTTTCCTCCAATGCCCGTCTATTTGTCAGGCTCTACTCAATTTGGAATG GATTTCCCTCAGTCGTTCTCTTCTCCCATGCTGTCTGGTCTTCCTCCACCACCACCGCCCCTCCCCCCACCTCCGGATGAACAGGAACCCCCTCCAAAGCCGCCGTTTgctgatgaagaagaggaagaggagatgcTGCTCAGGGAGACTTGTCTTATGTCTATGGCCAACAAGCGAGTGGCTGCAGCCGAG GATAAGACCTCCAGCGGGCCTCCTTCTCCGAGCTCTCAGCCAGCAGCAGGTGTCCAGCAGCCACCCAGAGGAAATCTCAGCACCGTCAGCCTCAACACTGTGCCCCAACCTCGGACCAACAAGTTCACCAGAGGCCATCATGTCCCCAGAGCTCCTCTAGTG CTGCCCCGACATAAATCAGTGGTGGTGTCGCTCAATGATTCAGATGACAGTGACTCCGACATGGACGCCTGCAGCTCCACCCAGGCGGTGTTTGGAGGACTGGAGTTCATGATCAAAGAAGCCCGGAGGACAGTCGAA GCAGCAAAGCCAAAGGGAGCATCAGGATCAGAGAAGGAGAACAATCCTGTTAGAACTCCAGAAGCTCTACCTGAAGCCAAGAAGGCAGAGTACCGCCTGCTTAAAGAGGAGATCGCCAG CAGGGAGAAGCAGAAGATGTTGAACAGTCACAGCTCTCGGAGCTCCgcttctccagttttctctgattctgtTATCGACTCATTGGCAAAATCGTCCGCTGAGTTGAAGTTGACTGAAGCAGAGCAGAAACTGACCAAACACAG AGAGCTGCTGCAGAGAGACGAGGCCGTCCTGAGGCATCTGCTCCAACAGGAGCTGAAGAAGAGAGACTCTCTGAAGGCGGCTGTGGCCAAGATGGCTAAGCTAAAAGAACAGCTGCAGGCGTCTGAGAAGATTGTCATTGCAAACAGGACACTGCTTAAGAAACTGCAGGAGCAG GTGCTTCGTGTCGAACATCGTGTGTCTACTAAGAAGACGATAGCAGTGAAGCTGGAGCAGGAACTGGCTCAAGCCCAGATGGCCGTCGGCAAAGGAACGAAACGACGACAAGACTCCAACCAGGCCATG TCCAGTAAGATACAACGATTGGACGGAGCTCCCAGTGGCTCTGGGCGTCACTTTGCAGAATTGATCGCTCAGAAGCAACGGCTGCAGCAACTAGAGTCAGAGTACGCCCTCAAGATCCAGAAGCTGAAAGAGACCCAAGCCCTGCGCAACAAAGGAGTCGCACTGGAGGTGCCCCCAGAACCGCTTTCACAAACCGCCACCCCCTGTGAGGCACAGAACCAGCTGCCACCGGTCTCCAGCCCCTTCCCACTGCCCCAGCCTTCCCTACATGACCTCACACAAGACAAGCTAACCCTCGACAGCGAAGACATCGCAGAGGCCGACGAATCCGAATCTACGTGTGCCCCTGCCCCCGCCACTAAAGGCACCCGTCGCCACTCCTTCCGCCAGTCAAACTCCTTCACCAAACCAAATCTTGAACAAGTGACTGCAACTCCAGCTAAAGACAACAACACTGCCAAACCTGCCAAGTCTTTAACCAACCCTAAAGGACCTGCCCCACCTGCGGAGATGTTTGCAGGCCTAGATGTGGATGCCTTGAAACAGAGATACCAGCAGCAAGCCCGACTAGGAGAGCTGCTACTGAGGGAGCTGTCAAAAGTGGGAGAAAACGTTGAGAACGTTGCAGTTGGAAAG GTTCTTTCAGTGGAGGTGGATGCAGCTACAactcaaacaggaaacacagactTAAAGCCTGTTCCCTTTGGACCCTATCACAGCCCTCTCCTGGTCTTTAGATCATACAG GTTCAGTCCATATTACAGGACTAAGGAGAAGTTATCACTGAGCTCTGTAACATACAGCAACACCATAGAACCAAAAAAGTGTTTCTGCCGGTTTGACCTGATGGGCACCTGCAATGACGATGACTGCCAATG GCAGCATATGAGGAATTGCACTTTGACTGGAAATCAGCTTTTCCAGGATATTCTCTCGTACAATCTGCCCCTGATCAGCTGTTCTGAGAGCAGCTCAGACGGGGACATCAGTGCTGCTACAG aaaagTATATCAAGAAGCTTTTTGGCACAAATAAGGACCGTATGGGTATTGATCAGAAGGCTGTACTCCTTGTGAGCAAAGTGAATGAAAGCAAACGACACG TCCCACCCTACACCACCTGGAAGGACAGGAGGAGGTGGAAGCCAAAGCCATCAGCTCAGACCAGCCTCAGTCCTGATGATGACAGTGAGGCTGAGATGGCAGCTGAAAACGTTACACTAAGAAGAAGTG ATAATAGTTCCACTACGCCTCTGTCTGCGTTGGATGTTTGTGTCACATCAGAGGACAAGCGCTATTTCATCAGTGAGACAGACGACATATCAAACCTTGAGATGAGTGTACTGGAAAGCCCCTGTGACACTCAGCTTTGGATCAAATTAGCCTTCAGATACCTCAATCAAAATGACAC CTCTGCGGCAGAGTGTTTAGAAGCTGCCCTGAACACATTGTCTCGAGCTTTGGAAAGCAACTGCGACAACCCAGAGGTGTGGAGCCACTACCTGTCTCTATTCTCCAGGCGAGGCAGCAGGGAGGAGGTCCAGGAAATGTGTGAGATGGCGGTGGAGCATGCACCTGACTACCACGTATGGTGGAAT TATCTGAACCTGGAAAGCTCTTTTGATAGAAAGGACAACGTGTCTGAACGCCTACTTGAGTATCTCCTCAACGAAGCATCATCTGGTGTCACAGATAAACTTTCCTTCCAGCTGATGGAGGCTTTGCTCTACAGAGTACAACTCAACCTGCTCACAGGCAGGATGGAGAACACTCTGGTCATTTTGCAG AATGCATTAAAATCAGCCTACGACAGGAGCATTGCAGACCACCTGACCCCAAGAGACCGGGCCCTGGTGTGGCTCTCTTACATTCACCTGACGGAGTTCGACCGTCTGCCGTCCAGCCTGTATGACCCAGCTGACTCCGGACCGTCCAGACTTGTCAGCAGAGAGCCTTTCCTGCTCCCCTGGAAAACGCCACAGGACATCAGCACTCCACTCGATATCCTGATCGCACTATTTGAAG ATGCCATCAATCATTGCATCGATGACACTTTGTCGCAGAGTGAGAGGACACTGGCCTGCCTTCCTCTTCACACAAACCTCATCCTCCTCAATAAAATCCTGGAGAA GTTTGATGAGGGCATCCTGCTGTGTGAGTCTCTGCTGGAGTTTTGTCCTGAGTCGTGCATCCTACGAGATGCTCTGGCCGACCTCCATATCGGAAAGGGAGATGGCGGTCAGGCAGTCAGCATGTGGCTTCACGCCCTGGCTGAATGTCCCAACAACGCTGAGGTCTTCTATCATTCTTGCAAGTTCCTCATGGCTCAG GACAAGTCGAGTGCTGTCGTCCCTCTGTTTCGAGGGTTCATCCTGTCCCTTTGTGAAGACGAACAGGGTCAGAGGAAGCCTGTGGATGTATTGCG acACATCCTGGGCTTTCCCACTGAAGAGCTGCTCCAAGGCCCCATCATTAAGAAGGAGTTCCAGGAGCAGCTTGGCCAGCATATGCCGTACCTCCATCTGGTTCACTG ttgctGGCAATGGCTGCACGGTTCCGTTGAGGACACGGTGGATGCCTTTGAGCGAGCGCTGGGATCACCGATGCAGCTGGAAGAGCTTCATAAACTCTGGATGGA tTATCTGGTGTTCAGCAGCAGTCAGCAGGCCTCTGCTCCAAACAAaagtcaacccaaactgttctCAGATCTGGTCCAGCGCTGTCTGAGTACCGTCCCGTCTCGGTTGGAGGTGCCTTTCAACCCAGCAGAATTCTGGAGCTCTTACAACTTCCACAACAAG GTGGTGACTTTTTACCTGAGCTGTCTGCCGCCGTCCCAACATGCACTTGTCCTGGAGAGACTACGATACGCGATGCCTAACAACACCGTGCTTGGCCTGAG GTTGCTGCACCAAGAGTGGCAGGATGGGAACATTGAACATCTGAAATTCCAGGCCAGGATGTTGAGCAGTAACGCTCCCAAGTGTTTGGCCAACTGGAAAAT